A single Zootoca vivipara chromosome 1, rZooViv1.1, whole genome shotgun sequence DNA region contains:
- the CYSRT1 gene encoding cysteine-rich tail protein 1, which produces MDRGLTVENPYASVSLPRAQLPGSFLKYYLGEGCTPDMVLFNPSSCCTYSVQEKEREAAPQGGTQRISTQESWAQPYNPYASLKVPHQGSPHPSHWKSQQEQEGRCCSCCRKCCPCCRKCACVIS; this is translated from the coding sequence ATGGATCGCGGGCTGACCGTCGAAAACCCCTATGCCAGCGTGAGCCTCCCTCGTGCCCAGCTCCCAGGCAGCTTCCTGAAGTATTACCTGGGCGAAGGATGCACCCCGGACATGGTCCTCTTCAACCCCAGCAGCTGCTGCACTTACTCGgtgcaggagaaggagagggaggccGCTCCACAGGGGGGCACGCAAAGGATCTCAACACAGGAGTCGTGGGCCCAGCCGTACAACCCCTATGCCAGCCTCAAGGTGCCCCACCAGGGCTCTCCACACCCCTCCCACTGGAAGagccagcaggagcaggagggcagATGCTGTTCTTGTTGCAGGAAATGCTGCCCATGCTGCAGGAAATGCGCCTGCGTCATCTCCTAA